The following proteins come from a genomic window of Chaetodon auriga isolate fChaAug3 chromosome 16, fChaAug3.hap1, whole genome shotgun sequence:
- the gosr2 gene encoding Golgi SNAP receptor complex member 2, producing the protein METLYHQTNKQIQEVQSLMGNLEKTDRQSVHLLENELQARIDQIFNHLERLEILASKEPPNRRQNAKLRVDQLKYDVQHLRTALQNFQHRRYAREAQDREREELMSRTFTTNDADTFIPIDETLQFNSNLHNAHRGMDDLLGSGSSILNGLRDQRSTLKGTHKKMLDVANMLGLSNTVMRLIERRATQDKFIMIGGMLLTCVFMFLVIRYLG; encoded by the exons ATGGAGACGCTCTACCATCAGACAaacaa GCAAATCCAGGAGGTGCAGTCTCTTATGGGCAATCTGGAGAAGACGGATCGTCAGTCAGTACATT TGTTAGAGAATGAACTGCAGGCTAGAATCGACCAGATCTTCAATCATTTAGAACGCCTTGAGATCCTGGCCAGCAAGGAACCACCAAACCGCCGCCAGAACGCCAAATT GCGAGTGGACCAGCTTAAGTACGATGTCCAGCATCTTCGGACCGCCCTGCAGAATTTCCAGCACCGACGCTACGCCAGAGAGGCCCAGgaccgagagagagaggaactcATGAGCCGTACCTTCACGACCAAC GACGCAGACACCTTCATCCCCATAGATGAGACCCTGCAGTTTAACTCCAATTTGCACAACGCACACAGAGGCATGGATGACCTCCTGGGCAGCGGCAGTAGCATCCTCAACGGTCTCAGAGATCAAAGATCTACACTgaag GGGACCCATAAGAAGATGCTGGATGTGGCCAACATGTTAGGGCTGTCGAACACAGTGATGAGACTGATTGAAAGACGAGCCACCCAAGACAAGTTCATCATGATCGGAGGCATGTTGTTGACCTGCGTCTTCATGTTCCTGGTAATCAGATACCTGGGCTGA